From a single Ailuropoda melanoleuca isolate Jingjing chromosome 12, ASM200744v2, whole genome shotgun sequence genomic region:
- the MORC2 gene encoding ATPase MORC2 isoform X3: MAFTNYSSLNRAQLTFEYLHTNSTTHEFLFGALAELVDNARDADATRIDIYAERREDLRGGFMLCFLDDGAGMDPSDAASVIQFGKSAKRTPESTQIGQYGNGLKSGSMRIGKDFILFTKKEDTMTCLFLSRTFHEEEGIDEVIVPLPTWNAQTREPVTDNVEKFAIETELIYKYSPFHNEEEVMTQFMKIPGDSGTLVIIFNLKLMDNGEPELDIISNPRDIQMAETSPEGTKPERRSFRAYAAVLYIDPRMRIFIHGHKVQTKRLSCCLYKPRMYKYTSSRFKTRAEQEVKKAEHVARIAEEKAREAESKARTLEVRLGGDLTRDSRVMLRQVQNTAITLRREADVKKRIKEAKQRALKEPKELNFVFGVNIEHRDLDGMFIYNCSRLIKMYEKVGPQLEGGMACGGVVGVVDVPYLVLEPTHNKQDFADAKEYRHLLRAMGEHLAQYWKDIAIAQRGIIKFWDEFGYLSANWNQPPSSELRYKRRRAMEIPTTIQCDLCLKWRTLPFQLSSVEKDYPDTWVCSMNPDPEQDRCEASEQKQKVPLGTFRKDLKTQEEKQKQLTEKIRQQQEKLEALQKTTPIRSQADLKKLPLEVTTRPSTEEPARRPQRPRSPPLPAVIKNAPSRPPSLQAPRPASQPRKAPVISSTPKPPALAAREEASTSRLLQPPEAPRKPTNTPVKTAPRPTPVVQPLSPSLLPNSRSPREVPAPRAIKTPVVKKPEPPTKLSPTTPGRKRTLGVSEEEEAEEEAERRKERSKRGKFAVKEEKKDLNELSDSAGEEEPADLKRAQKDKGLHVEVRVNREWYTGRVTAVEVGKHVVRWKVKFDYVPTDTTPRDRWVEKGSEDVRLMKPPSPEYQSPDTQQEGGEEEEEEEEVVVAQQAVAMAEPSTSDCIRIEPDTTAPSTNHETIDLLVQILRNCLRYFLPPSFPISKKELSAMNSDELISFPLKEYFKQYEVGLQNLCHSYQSRADSRAKASEESLRTSERKLRETEEKLQKLRTNIVALLQKHPDQEGWRWCGCLGLIPARPTDIDINTDDELDAYIEDLITKGD, encoded by the exons GTGATGCTGCCAGTGTGATCCAGTTTGGGAAGTCAGCCAAGCGAACACCTGAGTCCACCCAGATTGGGCAGTATGGGAATGGGTTAAAATC GGGCTCAATGCGCATTGGGAAGGATTTTATACTCTTCACTAAGAAGGAAGACACCATGACCTGCCTCTTCTTGTCTCGGACCTTTCACGAGGAGGAAGGCATTGATGAA GTGATAGTCCCATTGCCCACCTGGAATGCTCAGACCCGGGAACCTGTCACAGACAACGTGGAGAAGTTTGCCATCGAGACAGAACTCATCTACAAGTATTCTCCCTTCCACAATGAAGAGGAAGTTATGACTCAGTTCATGAAGATTCCTGGGGACAGTG GAACACTGGTGATCATCTTCAACCTTAAACTGATGGATAACGGAGAGCCAGAGTTAGACATAATCTCAAATCCaagagacatccagatggcaGAGACTTCCCCGGAGGGCAC GAAGCCAGAGCGTCGCTCTTTCCGTGCCTATGCTGCTGTGCTCTATATTGATCCCCGGATGCGAATCTTCATCCACGGGCACAAGGTGCAGACCAAGAGGCTCTCCTGCTGCCTATATAAGCCCAG GATGTACAAGTACACATCAAGCCGTTTCAAGACTCGTGCAGAGCAGGAGGTGAAGAAAGCTGAGCATGTAGCACGGATTG CTGAGGAGAAGGCACGGGAGGCAGAGAGCAAAGCTCGGACCTTAGAAGTTCGACTAGGTGGAGACCTTACACGGGACTCCAGG GTGATGTTGCGGCAGGTCCAGAACACAGCCATTACTCTGCGCAGAGAAGCTGATGTCAAGAAACGGATCAAGGAGGCCAAGCAGCG AGCACTTAAAGAAcctaaggaactgaattttgtttttgggGTCAACATTGAACATCGGGACCTGGATGGCATGTTCATATATAACTGTAGCCGCCTGATCAAGATGTATGAGAAAGTGGGCCCACAGCTAGAAGGGGGCAT GGCATGTGGTGGGGTTGTCGGGGTTGTTGATGTGCCCTACCTGGTCCTGGAACCTACACACAACAAGCAGGACTTTGCTGATGCCAAGGAGTACCGGCACCTGCTGCGGGCGATGGGGGAGCACCTGGCACAGTACTGGAAGGACATTGCCATTG CCCAGAGGGGAATCATCAAGTTCTGGGACGAGTTTGGCTACCTCTCTGCCAACTggaaccagcccccatccagtgAGCTACGTTACAAGCGCCGGAGAGCTATGGAAATCCCAACCACAATCCAGTGTG ATTTGTGTCTGAAGTGGCGAACCCTCCCCTTCCAGCTGAGTTCTGTGGAAAAAGATTACCCTGACACCTGGGTTTGCTCCATGAACCCTGATCCTGAGCAGGACCG ATGTGAGGCTTCTGAACAGAAGCAGAAGGTTCCCCTGGGGACATTCAGAAAGGACCTGAAGACacaagaagagaagcagaagcagCTGACAGAGAAAATTCGCCAACAGCAGGAAAAACTAGAAGCCCTGCAG aaaacCACACCTATCCGCTCCCAAGCTGACCTGAAGAAATTGCCTTTGGAAGTGACCACCAGACCTTCCACTGAG GAACCTGCACGTAGACCTCAGCGACCTCGGTCACCTCCTTTACCTGCTGTGATCAAGAATGCCCCGAGTAGACCCCCTTCCCTGCAAGCTCCcaggccagccagccagccccgaAAGGCTCCTGTCATCAGCAGTACCCCAAAGCCTCCTGCCCTGGCAGCTCGGGAGGAGGCCAGTACATCCAGGCTGTTGCAACCACCTGAGGCCCCCCGAAAGCCTACTAACACGCCGGTTAAGACTGCGCCCCGGCCCACCCCTGTGGTGCAGCCACTGTCACCATCTCTGCTACCCAACTCCAGGAGCCCTCGGGAGGTTCCTGCTCCCAGAGCCATCAAGACTCCAGTGGTCAAGAAGCCAGAGCCACCCACTAAACTCTCCCCA ACCACTCCTGGTCGCAAGCGGACTCTTGGGGTCTCTGAGGAAGAAGAAGCTGAGGAAGAGGctgagaggaggaaagagaggtcTAAGCGGGGCAAGTTTGCagtgaaggaggaaaagaaggactTGAATGAG CTCTCGGACAGTGCTGGGGAAGAGGAACCAGCTGACCTTAAGAGGGCTCAGAAAG ATAAAGGGTTGCACGTGGAGGTGCGTGTGAACAGGGAGTGGTACACAGGCCGTGTCACAGCTGTGGAGGTGGGCAAACATGTGGTGCGGTGGAAGGTGAAGTTTGACTACGTGCCCACAGACACCACTCCGAGAGACCGCTG GGTGGAGAAAGGCAGTGAGGATGTGCGGCTGATGAAGCCCCCTTCTCCGGAGTACCAGAGCCCAGACACACAGCAGGaaggcggggaggaggaggaggaggaggaggaggtggtggtggcccAGCAGGCTGTAGCCATGGCAGAGCCCTCTACTTCCGACTGCATCCGCATAGAGCCTGACACCACTGCCCCGAGCACCAACCATGAGACCATTGACCTGCTCGTCCAGATCCTCCG GAATTGTTTACGATATTTTCTGCCTCCAAGTTTCCCCATCTCCAAGAAGGAGCTTAGTGCTATGAATTCAGATGAGCTAATATCATTTCCTCTG AAAGAGTACTTCAAGCAGTATGAAGTGGGGCTCCAGAATCTGTGCCATTCCTACCAGAGCCGTGCCGACTCACGGGCCAAGGCCTCCGAGGAGAGCCTGCGCACTTCTGAGAGAAAGCTCCGAGAGACAGAGGAGAAGCTGCAGAAGCTGAGGACCAACATTGTGGCGCTCCTGCAAAAG CATCCTGACCAGGAGGGCTGGAGGTGGTGCGGCTGCCTGGGCCTCATCCCAGCCAGACCCACG GACATAGACATCAACACAGATGATGAGCTGGATGCCTACATCGAGGACCTGATCACCAAGGGGGACTAA
- the MORC2 gene encoding ATPase MORC2 isoform X5 → MAFTNYSSLNRAQLTFEYLHTNSTTHEFLFGALAELVDNARDADATRIDIYAERREDLRGGFMLCFLDDGAGMDPSDAASVIQFGKSAKRTPESTQIGQYGNGLKSGSMRIGKDFILFTKKEDTMTCLFLSRTFHEEEGIDEVIVPLPTWNAQTREPVTDNVEKFAIETELIYKYSPFHNEEEVMTQFMKIPGDSGTLVIIFNLKLMDNGEPELDIISNPRDIQMAETSPEGTKPERRSFRAYAAVLYIDPRMRIFIHGHKVQTKRLSCCLYKPRMYKYTSSRFKTRAEQEVKKAEHVARIAEEKAREAESKARTLEVRLGGDLTRDSRVMLRQVQNTAITLRREADVKKRIKEAKQRALKEPKELNFVFGVNIEHRDLDGMFIYNCSRLIKMYEKVGPQLEGGMACGGVVGVVDVPYLVLEPTHNKQDFADAKEYRHLLRAMGEHLAQYWKDIAIAQRGIIKFWDEFGYLSANWNQPPSSELRYKRRRAMEIPTTIQCDLCLKWRTLPFQLSSVEKDYPDTWVCSMNPDPEQDRCEASEQKQKVPLGTFRKDLKTQEEKQKQLTEKIRQQQEKLEALQKTTPIRSQADLKKLPLEVTTRPSTEEPARRPQRPRSPPLPAVIKNAPSRPPSLQAPRPASQPRKAPVISSTPKPPALAAREEASTSRLLQPPEAPRKPTNTPVKTAPRPTPVVQPLSPSLLPNSRSPREVPAPRAIKTPVVKKPEPPTKLSPTTPGRKRTLGVSEEEEAEEEAERRKERSKRGKFAVKEEKKDLNELSDSAGEEEPADLKRAQKDKGLHVEVRVNREWYTGRVTAVEVGKHVVRWKVKFDYVPTDTTPRDRWVEKGSEDVRLMKPPSPEYQSPDTQQEGGEEEEEEEEVVVAQQAVAMAEPSTSDCIRIEPDTTAPSTNHETIDLLVQILRNCLRYFLPPSFPISKKELSAMNSDELISFPLKEYFKQYEVGLQNLCHSYQSRADSRAKASEESLRTSERKLRETEEKLQKLRTNIVALLQKDIDINTDDELDAYIEDLITKGD, encoded by the exons GTGATGCTGCCAGTGTGATCCAGTTTGGGAAGTCAGCCAAGCGAACACCTGAGTCCACCCAGATTGGGCAGTATGGGAATGGGTTAAAATC GGGCTCAATGCGCATTGGGAAGGATTTTATACTCTTCACTAAGAAGGAAGACACCATGACCTGCCTCTTCTTGTCTCGGACCTTTCACGAGGAGGAAGGCATTGATGAA GTGATAGTCCCATTGCCCACCTGGAATGCTCAGACCCGGGAACCTGTCACAGACAACGTGGAGAAGTTTGCCATCGAGACAGAACTCATCTACAAGTATTCTCCCTTCCACAATGAAGAGGAAGTTATGACTCAGTTCATGAAGATTCCTGGGGACAGTG GAACACTGGTGATCATCTTCAACCTTAAACTGATGGATAACGGAGAGCCAGAGTTAGACATAATCTCAAATCCaagagacatccagatggcaGAGACTTCCCCGGAGGGCAC GAAGCCAGAGCGTCGCTCTTTCCGTGCCTATGCTGCTGTGCTCTATATTGATCCCCGGATGCGAATCTTCATCCACGGGCACAAGGTGCAGACCAAGAGGCTCTCCTGCTGCCTATATAAGCCCAG GATGTACAAGTACACATCAAGCCGTTTCAAGACTCGTGCAGAGCAGGAGGTGAAGAAAGCTGAGCATGTAGCACGGATTG CTGAGGAGAAGGCACGGGAGGCAGAGAGCAAAGCTCGGACCTTAGAAGTTCGACTAGGTGGAGACCTTACACGGGACTCCAGG GTGATGTTGCGGCAGGTCCAGAACACAGCCATTACTCTGCGCAGAGAAGCTGATGTCAAGAAACGGATCAAGGAGGCCAAGCAGCG AGCACTTAAAGAAcctaaggaactgaattttgtttttgggGTCAACATTGAACATCGGGACCTGGATGGCATGTTCATATATAACTGTAGCCGCCTGATCAAGATGTATGAGAAAGTGGGCCCACAGCTAGAAGGGGGCAT GGCATGTGGTGGGGTTGTCGGGGTTGTTGATGTGCCCTACCTGGTCCTGGAACCTACACACAACAAGCAGGACTTTGCTGATGCCAAGGAGTACCGGCACCTGCTGCGGGCGATGGGGGAGCACCTGGCACAGTACTGGAAGGACATTGCCATTG CCCAGAGGGGAATCATCAAGTTCTGGGACGAGTTTGGCTACCTCTCTGCCAACTggaaccagcccccatccagtgAGCTACGTTACAAGCGCCGGAGAGCTATGGAAATCCCAACCACAATCCAGTGTG ATTTGTGTCTGAAGTGGCGAACCCTCCCCTTCCAGCTGAGTTCTGTGGAAAAAGATTACCCTGACACCTGGGTTTGCTCCATGAACCCTGATCCTGAGCAGGACCG ATGTGAGGCTTCTGAACAGAAGCAGAAGGTTCCCCTGGGGACATTCAGAAAGGACCTGAAGACacaagaagagaagcagaagcagCTGACAGAGAAAATTCGCCAACAGCAGGAAAAACTAGAAGCCCTGCAG aaaacCACACCTATCCGCTCCCAAGCTGACCTGAAGAAATTGCCTTTGGAAGTGACCACCAGACCTTCCACTGAG GAACCTGCACGTAGACCTCAGCGACCTCGGTCACCTCCTTTACCTGCTGTGATCAAGAATGCCCCGAGTAGACCCCCTTCCCTGCAAGCTCCcaggccagccagccagccccgaAAGGCTCCTGTCATCAGCAGTACCCCAAAGCCTCCTGCCCTGGCAGCTCGGGAGGAGGCCAGTACATCCAGGCTGTTGCAACCACCTGAGGCCCCCCGAAAGCCTACTAACACGCCGGTTAAGACTGCGCCCCGGCCCACCCCTGTGGTGCAGCCACTGTCACCATCTCTGCTACCCAACTCCAGGAGCCCTCGGGAGGTTCCTGCTCCCAGAGCCATCAAGACTCCAGTGGTCAAGAAGCCAGAGCCACCCACTAAACTCTCCCCA ACCACTCCTGGTCGCAAGCGGACTCTTGGGGTCTCTGAGGAAGAAGAAGCTGAGGAAGAGGctgagaggaggaaagagaggtcTAAGCGGGGCAAGTTTGCagtgaaggaggaaaagaaggactTGAATGAG CTCTCGGACAGTGCTGGGGAAGAGGAACCAGCTGACCTTAAGAGGGCTCAGAAAG ATAAAGGGTTGCACGTGGAGGTGCGTGTGAACAGGGAGTGGTACACAGGCCGTGTCACAGCTGTGGAGGTGGGCAAACATGTGGTGCGGTGGAAGGTGAAGTTTGACTACGTGCCCACAGACACCACTCCGAGAGACCGCTG GGTGGAGAAAGGCAGTGAGGATGTGCGGCTGATGAAGCCCCCTTCTCCGGAGTACCAGAGCCCAGACACACAGCAGGaaggcggggaggaggaggaggaggaggaggaggtggtggtggcccAGCAGGCTGTAGCCATGGCAGAGCCCTCTACTTCCGACTGCATCCGCATAGAGCCTGACACCACTGCCCCGAGCACCAACCATGAGACCATTGACCTGCTCGTCCAGATCCTCCG GAATTGTTTACGATATTTTCTGCCTCCAAGTTTCCCCATCTCCAAGAAGGAGCTTAGTGCTATGAATTCAGATGAGCTAATATCATTTCCTCTG AAAGAGTACTTCAAGCAGTATGAAGTGGGGCTCCAGAATCTGTGCCATTCCTACCAGAGCCGTGCCGACTCACGGGCCAAGGCCTCCGAGGAGAGCCTGCGCACTTCTGAGAGAAAGCTCCGAGAGACAGAGGAGAAGCTGCAGAAGCTGAGGACCAACATTGTGGCGCTCCTGCAAAAG GACATAGACATCAACACAGATGATGAGCTGGATGCCTACATCGAGGACCTGATCACCAAGGGGGACTAA